A single Sutterella megalosphaeroides DNA region contains:
- a CDS encoding tripartite tricarboxylate transporter TctB family protein, translating into MHIHNLKDFAAGLLYILLGLGAMTFIGEGELGTLAQMGPLYFPKIVGAGLALTGTAVLLKSLRLGAADADNADRLNLHAWRPMPVLVILGSAVIFALTLLPFGFLLSAFLTVFASTLAHPSFAWKRSVLLAAGLTALTALIFVYGMGLSVTLLPPAFDLI; encoded by the coding sequence ATGCACATTCACAATCTCAAAGACTTCGCTGCGGGTCTGCTCTACATCCTCTTGGGGCTCGGCGCCATGACCTTCATCGGTGAGGGCGAGCTCGGAACGCTCGCTCAGATGGGCCCCCTCTACTTCCCGAAAATCGTCGGAGCCGGCTTGGCCCTGACGGGTACGGCCGTCCTTTTGAAGAGCCTCAGGCTCGGTGCGGCCGATGCGGACAACGCCGACCGCCTCAACCTGCACGCCTGGCGTCCCATGCCCGTTCTCGTCATTCTCGGAAGCGCCGTGATCTTCGCCCTGACGCTTCTTCCGTTCGGGTTCCTGCTCTCCGCATTCCTCACGGTCTTCGCGTCGACGCTCGCGCACCCGTCCTTTGCCTGGAAGCGCTCGGTGCTCCTTGCGGCGGGCCTGACGGCGCTCACCGCGCTCATCTTCGTCTACGGCATGGGGCTTTCCGTCACGCTCCTTCCGCCCGCGTTCGATCTCATCTGA
- a CDS encoding Bug family tripartite tricarboxylate transporter substrate binding protein — MLNRRTLLSAIGVVALSSASYFPIASHAATIKGEGSRPVRIVVPYPPGGPLDVSARAIADAVAPVLGTVVVENRPGAGGNVGMAYVKRRPADGMTLVMGAVATHAINPFLFKNLPYDAENDFRPVTLVATAPNVLVITPEFSAKTGVKSLKDLVDYAKANPGKLNYASGGNGSAGHMAGELLKNRCGIDLVHIPFAGASPALLSVLSGQTDLIFDNLASSAANIRAGKLLALAVTTKERSPLMPEIPTMAEAGVPDFDIYTWFGLMVPAKTPDNLVAELSDAIRPVLADPETVKKFAAFGAVASPTSPEDFGKLMVEERAKYKELVALSGARVD, encoded by the coding sequence ATGTTGAATCGTCGCACTTTGTTGAGTGCCATCGGTGTGGTGGCACTGAGTAGTGCCTCCTATTTTCCGATCGCCTCGCACGCCGCGACGATCAAGGGAGAAGGAAGCCGCCCCGTTCGCATCGTCGTTCCGTACCCGCCCGGAGGCCCCCTGGACGTCTCCGCGCGCGCGATCGCCGATGCGGTGGCACCCGTACTCGGTACGGTCGTTGTCGAAAACCGCCCCGGAGCGGGCGGCAACGTCGGCATGGCCTACGTGAAGCGCCGTCCCGCCGACGGGATGACGCTCGTCATGGGGGCCGTGGCAACGCACGCCATCAATCCCTTCCTCTTCAAGAATCTCCCCTACGACGCCGAAAACGATTTCCGCCCCGTGACGCTCGTCGCGACGGCGCCGAACGTGCTCGTCATCACGCCGGAATTCTCCGCGAAGACCGGCGTCAAATCCCTCAAGGATCTCGTCGACTACGCGAAGGCGAATCCGGGGAAGCTCAATTACGCTTCGGGCGGCAACGGCTCCGCCGGTCACATGGCGGGCGAACTTCTCAAGAACCGCTGCGGGATCGATCTCGTTCACATCCCCTTTGCGGGCGCGTCGCCCGCGCTTCTCTCGGTGCTCTCGGGCCAGACGGACCTGATCTTCGACAACCTCGCGAGTTCCGCCGCGAACATCCGTGCGGGGAAACTCCTGGCGCTTGCCGTCACGACGAAGGAACGGTCCCCCCTCATGCCCGAAATTCCGACCATGGCCGAAGCGGGGGTACCCGACTTCGACATCTACACGTGGTTCGGTCTGATGGTGCCCGCGAAGACCCCCGACAACCTCGTCGCCGAACTCTCGGACGCGATCCGTCCGGTACTCGCCGACCCCGAAACGGTGAAGAAATTCGCCGCGTTCGGTGCGGTCGCATCGCCCACGTCGCCCGAAGACTTCGGAAAACTGATGGTCGAGGAACGCGCCAAATACAAGGAACTCGTGGCCCTCTCGGGCGCGCGAGTCGACTGA
- a CDS encoding transporter substrate-binding domain-containing protein, whose translation MRRPPCVPAPAASSDPSDASAQEPRYAEGDALCDAVCDDLEVRTARRPDENVEFLSDSEPTPLRVGIPGDFIPFALRDTEGNVVGHDAELLELLAERAGFAGRVVLCASAWKTLFSDLVSGRVDLVCGGVSVTPERCRTATALPRYAPFWKTGLVRREDRERFAGLEVKAFDNENLRVVKNPGGTNETWVDANLTHARVRLHPVNEEIPGLIAAGEGDLMVTDVTEARWYAARDARLAVLAQRFTPVEYKAFYVRRGFAGAEALRRAWEDLAADGALSELARRWGIDA comes from the coding sequence ATGCGCCGACCGCCTTGTGTTCCCGCCCCCGCCGCAAGCTCCGACCCGTCGGACGCCTCCGCGCAAGAGCCCCGATACGCCGAGGGCGATGCTCTTTGTGACGCCGTTTGTGACGATCTTGAAGTTCGCACCGCCCGCCGCCCGGATGAGAACGTCGAATTCCTCTCGGACTCCGAACCGACGCCGCTTCGCGTCGGGATCCCCGGGGACTTCATTCCGTTTGCGCTTCGCGACACCGAGGGCAACGTGGTCGGGCACGACGCTGAACTTCTGGAGCTTCTCGCCGAGCGGGCGGGTTTTGCGGGACGGGTCGTCCTGTGCGCCTCCGCCTGGAAGACCCTCTTTTCGGACCTCGTTTCGGGGCGGGTCGATCTTGTCTGCGGGGGCGTATCCGTGACGCCCGAGCGGTGCCGAACGGCGACGGCCCTTCCCCGCTACGCCCCTTTTTGGAAAACGGGGCTCGTGCGGCGCGAGGATCGGGAGCGCTTCGCGGGGCTTGAAGTCAAGGCGTTCGACAACGAAAACCTTCGCGTCGTCAAGAACCCGGGCGGCACGAACGAAACCTGGGTGGACGCGAACCTTACGCACGCCCGCGTGCGGCTTCATCCCGTCAACGAAGAAATCCCCGGTCTCATCGCCGCGGGCGAAGGGGATTTGATGGTGACGGACGTCACCGAAGCGCGCTGGTACGCGGCGCGCGACGCGAGGCTCGCGGTCCTTGCGCAACGTTTCACCCCCGTCGAATACAAGGCCTTCTACGTGCGTCGAGGCTTTGCGGGAGCGGAAGCTCTTCGGCGCGCCTGGGAGGATTTGGCCGCCGACGGGGCGCTTTCCGAGCTTGCGCGACGCTGGGGCATTGACGCGTGA
- the xth gene encoding exodeoxyribonuclease III, translating to MPTPLTLASWNVNSLKVRLPQVLDWLAETRTDAVVLQETKLVDEAFPVEALAAAGYEAIFTGQKTYNGVALLYRRETLRVANPERTTLNLPGLPDEQKRFVATELAPAAGGEAFVFCGGYIPNGMETGSWKFLYKLDWFAALERVTGEFLRTNPRLVLGGDFNIAPEDRDCWNPAEREGQILVSKPERAALARLMRTCGLSDAFRLFPQSPETYSWWDYRQAGFEKNRGLRIDLLLVSEALRARVKASTVDARPRANAQPSDHAPVTLALELD from the coding sequence ATGCCCACCCCACTCACGCTTGCGAGCTGGAACGTCAACTCCCTCAAAGTGCGCCTTCCTCAGGTGCTCGACTGGCTTGCCGAAACCCGCACGGACGCGGTCGTCCTGCAGGAAACGAAGCTCGTCGACGAGGCGTTTCCCGTCGAGGCCTTGGCCGCGGCCGGCTATGAGGCGATCTTCACGGGGCAAAAGACCTACAACGGCGTCGCGCTCCTTTACCGACGCGAGACGCTTCGCGTTGCGAACCCCGAGCGCACGACCCTGAATCTTCCCGGCCTCCCCGACGAGCAGAAGCGCTTCGTCGCCACGGAACTCGCGCCCGCAGCCGGGGGCGAGGCCTTCGTCTTTTGCGGGGGCTACATCCCGAACGGCATGGAGACGGGCAGTTGGAAGTTCCTCTACAAGCTCGACTGGTTCGCGGCCTTGGAGCGCGTGACGGGGGAATTCCTCCGCACGAACCCGCGCCTTGTTCTCGGGGGCGACTTCAACATCGCGCCCGAAGACCGCGACTGCTGGAATCCCGCGGAGCGCGAAGGGCAAATCCTCGTCTCCAAACCCGAACGCGCGGCTTTGGCGCGCCTCATGCGCACGTGCGGCCTCTCGGACGCCTTCCGACTCTTTCCCCAGTCGCCCGAAACCTACTCGTGGTGGGATTACCGCCAGGCGGGGTTCGAGAAGAACCGGGGTCTTCGCATCGACCTGCTGCTCGTTTCCGAAGCGCTTCGCGCGCGGGTGAAGGCGAGCACCGTCGACGCCCGTCCCCGCGCGAACGCGCAGCCTTCGGACCACGCGCCCGTGACGCTTGCGCTTGAGCTCGACTGA
- a CDS encoding M3 family metallopeptidase, translating into MSTSEQDLQQTNPLLQLDGLIDYAAVRPEHVAPAVEAQLARVNAALEHAADPATPAAWDAVVEPLEAAANDFGRTWGVIAHLQSVVDTPELRAAYNEALPKVSECFIRLSQNEALYGKYKAMRESADFETLSPVRRRLVERELRDFVLSGAALPEAQRSRVKEIGERLSVVTQKFSENLLDATNAYTLDLEDDSRLKGIPADTLALYRMQAEAAGRTGYRVTLQFPSYLPFMRYCEDRELRETLYRAFATRASEFDGGRFDNTPLMSEILALRAETAKLLGFADYGTLSLETKMAESPAEVMAFLRDLAAHAKPAAERDMEELRAFARETLGLEDLQSWDQAYASEKLREARYSYSDAEVKRYFTEPAVFSGLFALVETLFGITIRAADASVWHPTVKYFEVLREGKIVASFYADLYARAGKRSGAWMDGERTRTFRNGVLQTPVAYLVCNFTPGVDGAPALLTHDDVTTLFHEFGHTLHHVLTAQTESGVSGINGVEWDAVELPSQFLENFAWDERVVATLTKHVETGEKLPHELFAKMLAAKNFEAGMACVRQVEFALFDMILHTSFDPAHETVQGVLEAVRREVAVAFPPAWNRFAQSFSHIFAGGYAAGYYSYKWAEVLSCDAFEAFEEAGVLDPATGKRFLTEILERGSSRDAMENFVAFRGRKPAIDALLRLTGIETKAKDAAK; encoded by the coding sequence ATGTCGACTTCCGAACAGGATCTTCAGCAAACGAACCCCCTTCTTCAGCTCGACGGCCTCATCGACTACGCGGCCGTGCGCCCCGAACACGTCGCGCCCGCGGTCGAGGCACAGCTCGCGCGCGTGAACGCCGCGCTCGAGCACGCCGCCGACCCCGCAACGCCCGCCGCCTGGGACGCGGTGGTCGAGCCCCTTGAAGCGGCCGCGAACGACTTCGGCCGCACCTGGGGCGTGATCGCCCACTTGCAAAGCGTCGTCGATACGCCCGAGTTGCGCGCCGCCTACAACGAGGCGCTTCCCAAGGTGTCGGAGTGCTTCATCCGCCTCTCGCAAAACGAAGCGCTCTACGGGAAGTACAAGGCGATGCGCGAAAGCGCCGACTTTGAAACGCTCTCCCCCGTGCGCCGTCGCCTCGTCGAGCGCGAACTGCGCGACTTCGTCTTGTCGGGGGCGGCGCTTCCCGAAGCGCAACGCTCCCGCGTGAAGGAAATCGGCGAGCGACTGTCGGTCGTCACGCAAAAGTTCAGCGAAAATCTGCTCGACGCGACGAACGCCTACACGCTCGACCTTGAGGACGACTCGCGCTTGAAAGGGATCCCCGCCGACACGCTTGCGCTCTACCGCATGCAGGCCGAAGCCGCCGGTCGCACGGGCTACCGCGTGACGCTTCAGTTCCCCTCGTACCTTCCCTTCATGCGCTACTGCGAAGATCGGGAACTGCGCGAAACGCTCTACCGCGCGTTTGCGACGCGCGCGTCGGAGTTCGACGGGGGGCGCTTCGACAACACGCCCCTCATGTCGGAAATCCTCGCGTTGCGCGCCGAAACGGCGAAGCTCCTCGGCTTTGCGGACTACGGCACGTTGTCGCTTGAGACGAAGATGGCCGAAAGCCCCGCCGAGGTCATGGCGTTCCTGCGCGATTTGGCCGCCCACGCGAAGCCCGCGGCCGAGCGCGACATGGAGGAATTGCGCGCTTTTGCCCGCGAGACGCTCGGGCTTGAGGATCTTCAGAGCTGGGACCAGGCCTACGCTTCCGAAAAGCTCCGCGAAGCCCGCTACAGCTATTCGGACGCGGAAGTGAAGCGTTACTTCACGGAACCCGCCGTCTTTTCGGGCCTTTTCGCGCTCGTGGAAACGCTCTTCGGGATCACGATCCGCGCCGCGGACGCGAGCGTCTGGCACCCGACCGTGAAGTACTTCGAAGTGCTTCGCGAGGGCAAGATCGTCGCGAGCTTCTACGCGGACCTCTACGCGCGCGCGGGCAAGCGCTCGGGCGCCTGGATGGACGGGGAACGCACCCGCACGTTCCGCAACGGCGTTTTGCAGACCCCTGTGGCCTATCTCGTCTGCAACTTCACGCCGGGCGTCGACGGCGCGCCCGCGCTCCTCACGCACGACGACGTGACGACGCTCTTTCACGAGTTCGGGCACACGCTCCACCACGTCCTTACGGCCCAGACCGAATCGGGCGTCTCGGGGATCAACGGCGTCGAATGGGACGCGGTGGAACTTCCGAGCCAGTTCCTCGAAAACTTCGCCTGGGACGAGCGCGTCGTCGCGACCTTGACGAAGCACGTCGAAACGGGCGAAAAGCTCCCGCACGAACTCTTTGCGAAGATGCTTGCGGCGAAGAACTTCGAAGCCGGCATGGCGTGCGTGCGTCAGGTGGAATTCGCACTCTTCGACATGATCCTGCACACGTCGTTCGACCCCGCGCACGAGACCGTGCAGGGGGTGCTCGAGGCCGTGCGCCGCGAAGTGGCGGTGGCGTTCCCGCCCGCCTGGAACCGCTTCGCGCAGAGCTTCTCCCACATCTTTGCGGGGGGCTACGCCGCGGGCTACTACAGCTACAAGTGGGCGGAAGTCCTCTCCTGCGACGCCTTCGAGGCCTTCGAAGAAGCGGGCGTCTTGGATCCCGCGACGGGCAAGCGCTTCCTCACGGAGATCCTCGAGCGCGGTTCGAGCCGCGACGCAATGGAAAACTTCGTTGCGTTCCGCGGCAGGAAGCCCGCGATCGACGCGCTCCTGCGTCTGACTGGCATTGAAACGAAAGCGAAGGACGCCGCGAAGTAA
- the folD gene encoding bifunctional methylenetetrahydrofolate dehydrogenase/methenyltetrahydrofolate cyclohydrolase FolD, translating to MTARLFSGKALALAMESDQKVRAEALPRNPALAVVLVGDDPASRVYVRNKVRACERTSVRSIEITLPYETTEETVLAEVARLNADPEVDGILVQLPLPEHVDASKVVSAIDPAKDVDGFHTTSAGSLLQGLPGFRPCTPAGVMEILKAAEIDPAGKQALVIGRSMIVGKPMALMLLDADATVTIAHSRTPNLPELCRQADIVVAAAGKADLVKAYMVKEGAVVIDVGTNRLPSGRLVGDVAPDVVDRASVMTPVPGGVGPMTIAMLIENTIRSAEGRLGKAH from the coding sequence ATGACTGCCAGGCTTTTCAGCGGCAAGGCGCTTGCTCTTGCCATGGAATCGGATCAGAAAGTGCGCGCCGAAGCGCTCCCCCGCAACCCGGCGCTCGCCGTCGTTCTCGTGGGCGACGATCCCGCAAGCCGCGTCTACGTACGCAACAAAGTGCGGGCCTGCGAACGTACGAGCGTGCGCTCGATCGAGATTACGCTCCCCTACGAAACGACCGAAGAAACCGTTCTCGCCGAAGTCGCGCGTCTCAACGCCGATCCCGAGGTGGACGGCATTCTCGTGCAGCTCCCGTTGCCCGAGCACGTCGACGCGTCGAAGGTCGTCTCCGCCATCGACCCCGCCAAGGACGTGGACGGCTTTCATACGACGTCGGCGGGCTCTCTTCTTCAGGGGCTCCCCGGTTTTCGCCCCTGCACGCCCGCAGGCGTGATGGAAATCCTCAAAGCGGCCGAAATCGACCCCGCAGGCAAGCAGGCCCTTGTGATCGGGCGCTCGATGATCGTCGGCAAACCCATGGCGCTCATGCTCCTTGACGCCGACGCGACCGTCACGATCGCGCACAGCCGCACGCCGAATTTGCCCGAACTCTGCCGCCAGGCCGACATCGTCGTCGCCGCCGCAGGAAAGGCCGACCTCGTCAAAGCCTACATGGTGAAGGAAGGCGCCGTCGTGATCGACGTCGGCACGAACCGACTGCCGAGCGGCCGGCTCGTCGGGGACGTCGCTCCCGACGTCGTCGACCGCGCGTCCGTCATGACCCCGGTTCCCGGGGGAGTGGGCCCCATGACGATTGCCATGCTGATCGAAAACACGATCCGATCGGCCGAAGGTCGTCTCGGGAAGGCGCACTGA
- a CDS encoding response regulator transcription factor: MLPYDYGADSNDVPGIVYIVDDDLDVRDSLKWLLEANDYRVEDYESGETFIAQFNENVPSVILCDLRMPGMSGADVQDHLLKRRVDAPFIFITGHGDVPQAVEAFKKGAVDFIQKPFKQQQVKELVNRMLERAREIRRRRLEMLQNRSLIEKLTPREQQVLDRIVHGRLNKQIADDLGISIKTVEAHRASIMDKTGSGTVADLMRVVLKSELFPQLSSTLAEIVSSLPGHTAETGLPHSTEAEERVLRHDRYPGSRY; this comes from the coding sequence ATGCTTCCTTACGACTACGGCGCCGATTCGAACGACGTACCCGGCATCGTCTATATCGTCGACGACGACCTTGACGTGCGCGATTCGCTCAAGTGGCTGCTCGAAGCCAACGATTACCGCGTCGAAGATTACGAAAGCGGCGAAACGTTCATCGCGCAGTTCAACGAAAACGTCCCGTCCGTGATTCTGTGCGACCTGCGCATGCCCGGCATGTCGGGTGCGGACGTTCAGGATCACCTCCTCAAGCGACGCGTCGACGCGCCTTTCATCTTCATCACCGGCCACGGCGACGTTCCGCAGGCGGTCGAAGCCTTCAAAAAGGGAGCGGTCGACTTCATTCAGAAGCCCTTCAAACAGCAGCAGGTGAAAGAGCTCGTCAACCGCATGTTGGAGCGCGCCCGCGAAATCCGCCGTCGCCGCCTCGAGATGCTTCAGAACCGCTCGCTCATCGAAAAGCTCACGCCCCGCGAACAGCAGGTGCTCGACCGCATCGTGCACGGGCGCCTGAACAAGCAAATCGCCGACGACCTCGGGATCTCGATCAAGACCGTCGAAGCGCACCGCGCCTCGATCATGGATAAGACGGGCTCGGGCACGGTCGCCGACCTGATGCGCGTCGTTCTCAAGTCGGAACTCTTCCCGCAGTTGAGCTCCACGCTCGCCGAAATCGTCTCGTCTCTGCCCGGTCACACGGCCGAAACGGGCCTTCCGCACTCGACCGAGGCCGAAGAGCGCGTCCTGCGCCACGACCGCTATCCCGGCAGCCGCTACTGA
- a CDS encoding PAS domain-containing sensor histidine kinase, whose amino-acid sequence MPADSSVTAVADAFQKLTTSDQIPKVTKYGLWASWAALVLLAACLIVVSFLVIDSERRAEEIRLQQSTDLVVQSLESRILGTAELLQKTSMRLMQVQNGRFPMASAELSATTLMEERSEVTSIALVTKENEVIRSWTSSVSPTIERRQVGALLTEKELTAAVARVFITDTSEITPLYTLKDTQLVYADLIVPTPSSQQVLVARVDLSRLLTSAVRFSSNDRYRFVFLENGDYVLEGDREQSTDAESAVRYEAPLTLLGRRSDVKTTILGTSFDHALSATNKVPVFLVAGLSVMLALTLAWLFYYQRQQHRSHRLLAAEYSLRRAMSESAVVGLRVTDREGRIIYVNETFQKILGCEASDLLGQRPPYTYWLEDIHERLDEILKAGNPTPEPVTFLARRKSGEVFHAEVRLSPLEDENGRSLGYIGALYDVTAQALAREEVLAANDRFTRVVQSLNSSLAVLSDSDELYFANRGYERLFGRSSEGAVRLLESLRTLPEAEHREGLYDEATERWFDVRVRPLVWTKGENARLMIATDITARRELEIAREQQLRRAEATQRLVTMGEMASSLAHELNQPLAAISNYAGGAYTMLENGTLSSERCRTAFERIENQAVRAGKIIQRIRGFAKKTDAKLEPVLVSKVIQETMELANIQARKLNARLEIDLEENLPTLRGDEVMLEQLLLNLLKNAMEAVFESDNHTIRVRVARLEAHQNMVRFEVIDHGPGISDEEKARLFDAFYSTKSEGMGMGLNICRSIAELHGGRLGITDTPGGGATFSFTVPVWTGEA is encoded by the coding sequence ATGCCAGCCGATTCCTCCGTCACGGCGGTCGCCGACGCCTTTCAAAAGCTCACCACTTCGGATCAGATCCCCAAAGTCACGAAGTACGGTCTCTGGGCGAGCTGGGCCGCGCTCGTTCTTCTTGCCGCCTGTCTGATCGTGGTCTCCTTTCTTGTCATCGACTCGGAGCGGCGCGCCGAAGAAATCCGTCTGCAGCAGTCGACCGACCTCGTCGTGCAGTCGTTGGAGTCGCGCATCCTCGGCACGGCGGAACTCCTTCAGAAAACGAGCATGCGCCTCATGCAGGTGCAAAACGGGCGCTTCCCGATGGCAAGCGCCGAACTCTCCGCGACGACCCTCATGGAGGAGCGCAGCGAGGTGACTTCGATCGCGCTCGTCACGAAAGAAAACGAAGTGATCCGCTCGTGGACCTCGAGCGTCTCGCCCACGATCGAGCGCCGTCAGGTCGGGGCGCTCCTCACCGAGAAGGAACTCACGGCCGCCGTAGCCCGGGTCTTCATTACGGATACGTCGGAAATCACGCCGCTCTACACGCTCAAAGACACGCAGCTCGTTTATGCGGACCTGATCGTCCCGACCCCCTCCTCGCAGCAGGTGCTCGTTGCGCGCGTCGACCTCTCGCGCCTTTTGACGAGCGCCGTGCGTTTTTCCTCCAACGACCGCTACCGCTTCGTTTTTCTTGAAAACGGCGACTACGTCCTGGAGGGCGACCGCGAACAGTCGACGGACGCGGAGAGCGCCGTGCGGTACGAGGCGCCTCTGACGCTCCTCGGCCGTCGGAGCGACGTCAAAACGACGATCCTCGGGACGAGCTTCGACCATGCGCTCTCCGCCACGAACAAGGTCCCCGTCTTTCTCGTGGCGGGCCTCTCCGTGATGCTCGCCCTGACGCTTGCGTGGCTCTTTTACTACCAGCGCCAGCAACACCGCTCGCACCGGCTCCTTGCCGCCGAATATTCGCTTCGCCGCGCCATGTCGGAGTCGGCCGTGGTGGGCTTGCGCGTCACGGACCGCGAAGGGCGCATCATCTACGTGAACGAAACCTTCCAGAAGATTCTCGGCTGCGAAGCGTCGGATCTGCTCGGGCAGCGACCGCCTTACACCTACTGGCTCGAAGACATTCACGAGCGACTCGACGAGATTCTCAAGGCCGGGAACCCCACGCCCGAACCCGTCACGTTCCTCGCACGGCGCAAGTCGGGCGAAGTCTTTCACGCCGAAGTGCGTCTCTCACCCCTGGAGGACGAAAACGGGCGCAGCCTCGGCTACATCGGGGCGCTTTACGACGTGACCGCGCAGGCGCTCGCCCGCGAAGAGGTGTTGGCCGCCAACGACCGCTTCACGCGCGTCGTGCAGTCGTTGAACTCGTCCCTTGCGGTCCTTTCCGACTCGGACGAACTCTATTTTGCGAACCGCGGCTACGAGCGGCTTTTCGGCCGTTCGTCCGAAGGGGCCGTGCGGCTTCTCGAAAGCCTCAGGACGCTGCCCGAAGCCGAACACCGCGAGGGCCTCTACGACGAAGCGACCGAGCGGTGGTTCGACGTGCGCGTGCGGCCGCTCGTCTGGACGAAGGGCGAAAACGCGCGCCTCATGATCGCAACCGACATCACGGCCCGCCGCGAACTCGAAATCGCCCGCGAGCAGCAGCTGCGACGCGCCGAAGCGACGCAACGCCTCGTGACGATGGGCGAAATGGCAAGTTCCCTCGCGCACGAACTCAATCAGCCGCTTGCGGCCATTTCGAATTACGCCGGGGGCGCTTACACGATGCTCGAAAACGGGACGCTTTCGAGCGAGCGGTGCCGGACCGCCTTCGAGCGCATCGAAAACCAGGCGGTGCGCGCGGGGAAGATCATCCAGCGCATCCGGGGCTTTGCGAAGAAGACGGACGCGAAGCTTGAGCCCGTGCTTGTTTCGAAGGTGATCCAGGAAACGATGGAACTTGCGAACATCCAGGCGCGAAAACTCAACGCACGCCTGGAGATCGACCTTGAGGAGAATCTTCCCACTCTGAGGGGCGACGAAGTGATGCTGGAGCAACTGCTTCTCAATCTCCTCAAAAACGCCATGGAAGCTGTTTTCGAAAGCGACAACCACACGATTCGGGTACGGGTCGCACGCCTTGAAGCGCATCAAAACATGGTACGCTTTGAAGTCATCGACCACGGTCCGGGCATTTCCGACGAGGAAAAAGCGCGGCTTTTCGACGCCTTCTACTCGACGAAGTCCGAAGGCATGGGGATGGGACTCAACATCTGCCGCTCGATTGCGGAGCTTCACGGGGGCCGACTCGGCATCACCGACACTCCGGGGGGCGGCGCCACGTTCTCCTTTACCGTGCCCGTCTGGACGGGCGAGGCCTGA
- the rpiA gene encoding ribose-5-phosphate isomerase RpiA, producing the protein MTTDQNALKRAVARAALEYVEEGRILGVGTGSTVDCFIDLLPEIRERIPACVSSSERSTKRLEALGFKVLDMNDVEEIGVYVDGADEIDPSFAMVKGGGGALTREKIVASVSKTFVCIADASKQVDVLGRFPLPVEVIPMAARAVKAKLEALGATVTLRDFVTDNGNAILDAKGLAIAEPEKLEAEINMWPGVVTVGLFAKRGADVLLLGTTEGVKTFAKGE; encoded by the coding sequence ATGACCACCGATCAAAACGCCCTGAAGCGCGCCGTCGCGCGCGCCGCGCTCGAGTACGTCGAAGAAGGCCGCATCCTCGGCGTCGGCACGGGTTCCACCGTCGACTGCTTCATCGATTTGCTGCCCGAAATCCGCGAGCGGATTCCGGCCTGCGTGTCGAGCTCGGAGCGCTCCACGAAGCGCCTCGAAGCGCTCGGCTTCAAGGTGCTCGACATGAACGACGTCGAAGAAATCGGCGTCTACGTCGACGGTGCCGACGAAATCGATCCCTCGTTCGCGATGGTGAAGGGCGGGGGCGGCGCGCTCACGCGCGAAAAGATCGTCGCTTCCGTTTCGAAGACCTTCGTCTGCATCGCGGACGCGTCGAAGCAGGTCGACGTGCTCGGGCGTTTCCCCCTGCCCGTCGAAGTGATCCCGATGGCGGCGCGCGCCGTGAAGGCGAAACTCGAAGCGCTCGGCGCGACCGTGACGTTGCGCGACTTCGTCACCGACAACGGCAACGCCATTCTCGACGCGAAGGGCCTCGCGATTGCGGAACCCGAAAAGCTCGAAGCCGAAATCAACATGTGGCCGGGCGTCGTGACGGTGGGGCTTTTTGCCAAGCGCGGCGCGGATGTCCTTCTTCTCGGCACGACCGAGGGCGTGAAGACCTTCGCGAAGGGAGAATAA
- a CDS encoding oxidative damage protection protein, which produces MARMVQCVKLKKEAEGLQYPPFPGELGVKIWRNVSKEAWDEWTRLQTMMVNEYGLNLADLSARQHLMAQCERYFFGDAEGMTVPNYVPPAK; this is translated from the coding sequence ATGGCCCGCATGGTCCAGTGCGTCAAACTGAAGAAAGAAGCCGAAGGGCTCCAATATCCCCCCTTCCCCGGCGAACTCGGCGTGAAGATCTGGCGCAACGTCAGCAAGGAAGCCTGGGACGAATGGACCCGTCTGCAGACGATGATGGTGAACGAGTACGGCCTCAACCTCGCCGACCTCTCGGCCCGTCAGCACCTCATGGCGCAGTGCGAGCGCTACTTCTTCGGCGACGCCGAAGGGATGACGGTGCCCAATTACGTGCCGCCCGCGAAGTAA